The Cryomorphaceae bacterium 1068 region AGTTGAAGAAAAGGCTCACAACATTGTAATCTGCATTTACATCAACGGCGACCAAAGCATCAACACTGAAGTCGAATTCGATCGTTTCCCATTGTCCTGAGGTAGTAGTAGCTATTTCTTTTTCAGCTACTAACCCGGGAGTGTTCGTTGATTCAAGTTTCATGCGCACAGGCACTCCTACTTCAGGAGACCAAACTCTCACACTCATAGTAGTACTTCCTGCTTCAAATGGAATGCGGTCAGTCAATCCACCGGCTGGAACTGTTGTTCCGGCAAAGAAGTCAGCTCCTTCCGTTCGTACTGATTGTACGACGTTGTTTCCGGCATCTTCCGGATCAGGAATGATAGTAGAAACGTTTCCACCAAAATCGATCAAACCAAAAGTCACATCAGGTGTATCAAAATCAATAGGAAGTTCAACAGGAATAAATCCTCCGACACCTGGAGCAAAGTCTATGTCATCGAAGAAGTAAGTCTGCTCAGGTGTGGTACCCGGGTCTGCTCCGAAGTTGAAGAAGATAGTAACTAAATTGTAATCAAGATCTAAGTTCAATCCACCTGCTACAGGAGTAGCAAAATTAAATTCCAAAGTTTCCCAAGCGCCACTAGTCGATGTAAGTACATCTTGTTCTACAAAGATTCCCGGATTTCCAACTTGCTCTACTTTGAGTTTCACGATAACACCTGCTTCAGGAGACCATACTCTGGCTTTCATTCCTGTATTGTCGAAGTCAAATGGAATAGGCTCTTCAAGCCCCAAAGGCTGGCCAACTGTCGTTCCCGCAAAAACTGCAGCACCTGCTGTTCTGATTGTTTGAACTACGGTGTTTCCTGCATCTTCCGGATCAGCAACGATCGAAGAGACAGTTCCTCCGAAATCAGTCAAACCGTAATCCAATGTTTCACTTTCGAAGTCAATCGGAAGAGTAACCTGGGGAGTAACCATTCCACCCATTACGAGTTCGATGTCATCATATTGGAAAGTAAAGTTCGCAGATCCATCACCAACTACACCAAGATCCCAGATCAATACGATTCTTGAATACTCGTTAGCAACGTTGATTCCATTGTAGTCAAACTCAAGTGTTTCCCAAGCATTCGCAACCGTAGAGGTATCTTCTTTTTCAAAAAAGATTCCAGGGTTACCGGCATTCTCAACTTTAAGCAGAACTCGAGCCCCTACGCGAGGAGAACGTACTTTCATTCTAAAGAGCTTGTTTTCGGAAAAATCAATTGGGTCATCCAGTACAAGTACACTTCCACCAAAAACTTCTCCTGTTTCTTTTACCATTTCGGCTACAGTAGCACTTGTGTTTTCACCTGATACATCAGGGTTAGGAATTACCGTTGATACCCCACCTGCGAAGTTTTCAAAAGCATAGTCTACTGCTGAATTTTCGAAATCAATGGGCAATGCCAATGGCTGAGGTGGCTCTATACCGCAGTTATCTCCCACGATGTAAGTAATGGTATCACCTCTCGAAAATCCTCCCGCAAAATTGAACTGAATTCTCATTCTGAATTCATCTCCATTGCTGAATCCTGAGAATGTCTCAGTCATAATCTGTGTTCCAGGTTCAGGAAACACAGGTCCTACTTCAACAAAGTCCGGGTTGAGAGTCTGATAAAAACCAACCAGGCCAACAGCCGGATCAAGCAATTCAAATGTGGCAGTTACTTCATCTCCTACCGTAAAGAAACTGTAGGTGTATCCATTAACAAATGGAGTACCTCCGTCCATTTCGATATTGTCGGTAAGAGTACCGTTGCAGTTATCGTTCTGCGCCCAGCTTATAGCTGCTACAAGAAGCAGCATCGCTGATAATAGTGATTTAATTTTCATAATAATTGATTTTGTTTGTGTTAAAATTGATTGGAAAAAGCTTTAATTCATTGGCTGTGTGGTTTGAACATAGTTCTCGGGGAAAGCTCTGTTCAGTACCTTATGTTTTTTCATTGGCCTCTTTGAGGAAAAAGGTCTTTTCTAGTTCGTTTATGCTAACCTTGAATAATCCAGGCTCTGTTATCCATTCGTTTTGGTTGTTCACAAAGCCCAAATCTTCTTTGGTTAATTTGAAAGTTACTACTTGAGATTGACCGATATCCAGGTAAATCTTCTCAAATCCCTTAAGCTGCTTTACTTTCGGAACGACAGATGCCGTTAAGTCCGATGAATAAAGCTCAACTGTCTCTTTACCTGCTCTGCTTCCAATATTGGTTACAGTAACCGAAAAATTCAGCGTGTCATTTATCAATAAGGTGTCCGACTCGAGAGTCAGTGATGAATATTCAAAATTGGTATAGCTCAATCCATGACCGAAAGAGTACTGAGGATCATAAGCTTCAAAGCCAAAACCCTTATCACGGGCATCGGCTTTTACATGGTCATATGACCAAATGGCTCCTGAATACTTCGGATATGTAAAAGGCAGTTTTCCACTGGGGTTTTCATCTCCAAAAAGGACATCCGCTATAGCCACGCCCCCTTCGTTGCCCGGCAGATAAGCCAATACAATAGACTCCACAAGCGGTTCCATTTCACGAATAAGCCTTGGTCGACCTTCGAGCAAAACCAACGTAATTGGTTTGCCCTTCTTGGCCAATTCTTTCACTAAGTTGACCTGAGCTTCAGGAAAACTAAGTTCATCAATGTCACTTGGTTTTTCCGTTGCAGGTAATTCCGCTAAAACGACAACGATTTGGTTTGCCCGACTTGCCAAGTTTACAGCCTGTTTGGTACTTATATCCTGATCATAGGTAGTCCCCTCTGCCCAGAGAACGCGATCTTTTCCGATCTCTTTCTCCATGGCTTCCTTGAGCGTAAGCTTTTCTTTATCGTTGAAAGTGGTATCCTGTCCGCTCCACGTTCTAGACCATGCCCCATTCAGGTAATTGATGGAATGGCTTCCAACTCCTGTCAGTAAAACCGTATTTGTCTTAGAAAGTGGTAAATGACCATTTTCATTTTTGAGCAAGGTCATCGATTCTACTGCGGCTTGTCTGCCCTTTTCGGCGAAAGCCTCTGAACCATACAGAGGATATAAGTCGGGATCACTTTGAAGTTGGTCAAACAACCCGATTTTATGCTTGACGAAAAGTATTCTTCTTACGGCATCATTAATTCTTTCAATGGAGACTTCTCCATCATTGACTAAGTCAATTAAGTGTTCTGAAAAACTCGCGTCGTAAGGCTCCATGCACATGTCGAGACCTGCATTCACCGAAATTTTAACGGCCTCTCTTTCATCTGCTGCAACCTGATGCGTTGAGACCAAATTGTCGATGTCATTCCAGTCAGAAATGACGAATCCTTTAAAACCGAGTTCTTTTTTAAGAAGGTCGGTCAATAAGGCTTTGTCTGCATGCGACGCAATTCCATTCATTGAATTCGAGCTAGCCATTACAGTCAAAGCTCCTGCTTCAATAGCTTTTGCAAACGGTGGTAAATAGTCTTGACGCATGATGCGCCGGGGCATGTAAACCGCTGATCGATCTTTTCCGTTATGAGGGGCGCCATAACCGATGAAATGCTTCAAACAAGCTAAGCTCGAGTATGGTGAACTCAAGCTGTCAGAGCCTCCTCCCTTAATCATGGCAACACCTAGCTCACTGGCTATGTAGGTGTCCTCTCCAAAAGTTTCGAAAGTGCGACCCCAAAGCGGTTTTTTCGTGACGTCCAGTACGGGCGCATAAT contains the following coding sequences:
- a CDS encoding T9SS type A sorting domain-containing protein, with the protein product MKIKSLLSAMLLLVAAISWAQNDNCNGTLTDNIEMDGGTPFVNGYTYSFFTVGDEVTATFELLDPAVGLVGFYQTLNPDFVEVGPVFPEPGTQIMTETFSGFSNGDEFRMRIQFNFAGGFSRGDTITYIVGDNCGIEPPQPLALPIDFENSAVDYAFENFAGGVSTVIPNPDVSGENTSATVAEMVKETGEVFGGSVLVLDDPIDFSENKLFRMKVRSPRVGARVLLKVENAGNPGIFFEKEDTSTVANAWETLEFDYNGINVANEYSRIVLIWDLGVVGDGSANFTFQYDDIELVMGGMVTPQVTLPIDFESETLDYGLTDFGGTVSSIVADPEDAGNTVVQTIRTAGAAVFAGTTVGQPLGLEEPIPFDFDNTGMKARVWSPEAGVIVKLKVEQVGNPGIFVEQDVLTSTSGAWETLEFNFATPVAGGLNLDLDYNLVTIFFNFGADPGTTPEQTYFFDDIDFAPGVGGFIPVELPIDFDTPDVTFGLIDFGGNVSTIIPDPEDAGNNVVQSVRTEGADFFAGTTVPAGGLTDRIPFEAGSTTMSVRVWSPEVGVPVRMKLESTNTPGLVAEKEIATTTSGQWETIEFDFSVDALVAVDVNADYNVVSLFFNFDVDQVNPAPEQTYLWDDIAFGSVIAPCQNPYPQVDFNSLNGVILPNGKLRFEWEPIAGQIGCQINIVVGDGPQQATKVVGGANASSFTAPVGQLVPFTTYNFRVRCGCQQSPIIAGAYTAFAPVFYFPPGITEETGEAYADTPLSQVQGDAQWNNTNLSSDAIGDLFAMKTSESWVRVAPNPAQDNVNLSYNSLEEGTGLIQVFDAQGKLALERVVTFNEGLNNVNLNLNELGNGIYVVEVLKGESRESVRLLVQ
- a CDS encoding glycoside hydrolase family 3 C-terminal domain-containing protein, coding for MKTRAYIALIVLPWLVSCGSTSTNNNSSEDESILFADSLLALMSLEEKVGQMTNLSLMALAKGEFWDRRDTVILDTAKMRLYLDKHKVGSIQNLGTYPFPPNEWRQNIQLIQEYVANNTEHAIPVLYGIDAVHGANYSAGSTLLPHQINLAAARSRSVAEEMGRITTYEMRASGIPWNYAPVLDVTKKPLWGRTFETFGEDTYIASELGVAMIKGGGSDSLSSPYSSLACLKHFIGYGAPHNGKDRSAVYMPRRIMRQDYLPPFAKAIEAGALTVMASSNSMNGIASHADKALLTDLLKKELGFKGFVISDWNDIDNLVSTHQVAADEREAVKISVNAGLDMCMEPYDASFSEHLIDLVNDGEVSIERINDAVRRILFVKHKIGLFDQLQSDPDLYPLYGSEAFAEKGRQAAVESMTLLKNENGHLPLSKTNTVLLTGVGSHSINYLNGAWSRTWSGQDTTFNDKEKLTLKEAMEKEIGKDRVLWAEGTTYDQDISTKQAVNLASRANQIVVVLAELPATEKPSDIDELSFPEAQVNLVKELAKKGKPITLVLLEGRPRLIREMEPLVESIVLAYLPGNEGGVAIADVLFGDENPSGKLPFTYPKYSGAIWSYDHVKADARDKGFGFEAYDPQYSFGHGLSYTNFEYSSLTLESDTLLINDTLNFSVTVTNIGSRAGKETVELYSSDLTASVVPKVKQLKGFEKIYLDIGQSQVVTFKLTKEDLGFVNNQNEWITEPGLFKVSINELEKTFFLKEANEKT